ATAATGCATTGGCTTTCTTATCATATGGCTATGCGGCAAAGTCTGGAATTTCATATGAAAAAGCTAAAGATTATTATAAAACGAGTGAAGCGAAACAATTATTGAGAGATAATGTCAGCATACTTCACTGTACAACGGAATACCCGGCGTCATTTGAGGAAATTAACTTGAATGCAATGAATCATATTAAAAGGGAATTTCAGCTTCCTTTTGGTTTGTCAGACCATTCAGAAGGTATACTTGTTCCAATTGCCGCAGTTGCTAAGGGGGCTAGCATCATAGAAAAGCACTTTACTATAGATAGAACACTTCCGGGACCTGATCATAAGGCATCACTGGAGCCGAACGAATTAAAAGAAATGATACAATCTATTCGTCTAATTGAAAAGGCTTTAGGAAAAAGTGAGAAAAAGCCAACAAAGAATGAATTAAAAAATAGGGACACTGCAAGAAAAAGTTTGATAGCAGCAAGGGAAATCAAAATAGGTGAAAAATTCACGCAGGAAAACTTATCTATAAAACGTCCTGGAACAGGGATCTCCCCACACTTGTATTGGAATTATCTTGGACAAACTGCTAAAAAAAAATATAAGGAAGACGAGGTTATTCAGGAATGAGTGAAAAACCTGTTATTATTATTGGAAATGGAGGGCACGCGAAGGTGCTAGTGGATATCCTACAACAACAAAGCAGAGAGATTATCGGTTTTACTGCACCTAGCGAGGAAAAAAACGAAAATGGACTTTTGTATATAGGAAATGACAAATCAATACTCCAGTACTCCCCTGAAAAAATTGAATTGGTGAATGCTCTTGGTTCGACATCTAATACGGAGCATAGAAAAAAAATATATGAATATTTTAAAGCTAAATTTTACTCTTTCTCAAAAGTGGTCCATCCTAAAGCAATTAACGCTGAAAACAATAACTTAGGTGAAGGTACACAAATTATGGCTGGTGCTATTATTCAACCTTTTGTAAAAATTGCCGATAATAGTATTGTAAACACATCAGTTAGCATTGATCATGATTGTTCCATTGGTAAACATTGTCATATAGCTCCCGGAACAATACTTTCAGGGGGAGTTACAGTTGGAAACTCAACACATATTGGTGTGGGAGCAACTATTACTCAAAATGTCAAAATTGGCAGTAATGTTTTAATTGGTGCTGCTTCCCTTGTGTTAGCCGATGTGAACACTGGTAGTACAGTATATGGAATACCAGCTAAGGAAGTGTAAAAATGACAGCATGGAAAAAAATACTTGTATCACCATTTACGTCAATTATTAAAACTATGGAAGTTGTTGATCAAACAGCCTTACAGTTCGCTGTTGTTGTAGATAGAGAAGGAAAATTGTTAGGTACAGTTACCGATGGAGATATTCGTCGCGGTATCTTAAATGGATTACCATTGGAGTCTTCTATACAAAAAGTTATGAATTCTAATCCAGTATACGAATACTCAGGTAAAAATCCATATTACTATAATGAAATATTAGAACGAAGAAATCTGCAACAATTACCTATAGTAGATAAAAATAAAAGAGTTTGCCAAATATTTTTTTCAAATGACTTACATAAAGTGAAACAAAAAGATAACGTTGTAGTACTAATGGCTGGAGGGTTGGGAACAAGGCTCAGACCCCTAACTAATGACACTCCCAAGCCGATGCTAAATGTGGGAAATAAACCAATATTAGAACAAATCATCGAAAGTTTTAAAAGCTTTGGATTTTCAAGATTTATTTTAACAGTAAATTATAAAAAAGAGAAAATAAAAGATTACTTTCAGGATGGCAGTTTTTTAGGAGTTAATATTTCATATATTGATGAAAATAAGAGACTGGGAACGGCAGGCGCACTTTCATTATTAAATGAACAGCCTGATAGACCATTCTTTGTTATGAATGGTGATTTATTAACAAAAATAAATTTTGAACAACTATTGGATTTTCATAATGAAAATAATTCTATAGCAACAATGTGTGTGCGGGAACATGAGTATCAAATCCCATATGGAGTTATTGAAACTGATAATCATAAACTACTATCTATCGAAGAAAAACCTGTGCAAAGTAATTTTGTAAACGCTGGAATATATGTGTTGAATCCAGAAGTATTAGAGTATGTTCCTAAAAATTGTTTTTATGATATGCCAGATCTTTTTAATCAATTAATGGTTAACAATAAAGAAGTGTCTGCATTTCCACTTAGAGAGTACTGGATGGATATTGGACAAATAGACGATTATGAAAAAGCCAATGTAGAATATAGTGGGGTATTTTAATGATTAATAACAAAACAGTATTAGCTATTATTCCTGCTAGAGGTGGATCAAAAGGTGTTCCTAGAAAAAATATTAAAAATTTAGCAGGGAAGCCTTTAATTGCTTGGACTATCGAAGAAGCTAAAAAATCAAAATATATTGATAGATTAATTCTAACTTCCGAAGACAAAGAAATTATTAATGTAGCACGATTATTCGGTTGTGAGGCACCTTTTATTAGACCGCAAGAATTGGCAAATGACAATACCCCTGGAATCGAGCCAATCCTTCATGCGATAGAACAAGTAAGAGGTTATGATTATGTAGTTCTGTTACAGCCAACTTCGCCACTAAGAAATACACAAGACATTGACCAGACTATTGAAAAGTGCGATAAGAATAACGGTGTGGCTGCAGTATCTGTAACTGAGTCAGACAAAAGCCCATATTGGATGTATCAGCTTGAGAAAGAAATGATGACTCCTTTAATTGATATAAATAATGTTCCAAAAAGAAGACAAGATGCTCCTAAAGCGTATGTTCTTAATGGAGCAGTGTATGTATCAAAGGTTGACAAAATTTTAGAAGAAAAAAATTT
The genomic region above belongs to Virgibacillus doumboii and contains:
- a CDS encoding cytidylyltransferase domain-containing protein; this translates as MINNKTVLAIIPARGGSKGVPRKNIKNLAGKPLIAWTIEEAKKSKYIDRLILTSEDKEIINVARLFGCEAPFIRPQELANDNTPGIEPILHAIEQVRGYDYVVLLQPTSPLRNTQDIDQTIEKCDKNNGVAAVSVTESDKSPYWMYQLEKEMMTPLIDINNVPKRRQDAPKAYVLNGAVYVSKVDKILEEKNFLQKEKIAHIMPSERSLDIDRELDFTVCEVMINNISSNYEN
- a CDS encoding acetyltransferase, whose translation is MSEKPVIIIGNGGHAKVLVDILQQQSREIIGFTAPSEEKNENGLLYIGNDKSILQYSPEKIELVNALGSTSNTEHRKKIYEYFKAKFYSFSKVVHPKAINAENNNLGEGTQIMAGAIIQPFVKIADNSIVNTSVSIDHDCSIGKHCHIAPGTILSGGVTVGNSTHIGVGATITQNVKIGSNVLIGAASLVLADVNTGSTVYGIPAKEV
- the neuB gene encoding N-acetylneuraminate synthase, with amino-acid sequence MQKTFIIAEAGVNHNGSLELAYQLVNEAVKSGADAIKFQTFKTENLVTKNAKPSEYQEKNLGNPSTQFNMLKKLELSYEDFRQLKRYCDEKGIIFLSTPFDLESVDFLIQEIGLQLMKIPSGEITNAPYIYRISAQRVKVILSTGMANIEEIHNALAFLSYGYAAKSGISYEKAKDYYKTSEAKQLLRDNVSILHCTTEYPASFEEINLNAMNHIKREFQLPFGLSDHSEGILVPIAAVAKGASIIEKHFTIDRTLPGPDHKASLEPNELKEMIQSIRLIEKALGKSEKKPTKNELKNRDTARKSLIAAREIKIGEKFTQENLSIKRPGTGISPHLYWNYLGQTAKKKYKEDEVIQE
- a CDS encoding nucleotidyltransferase family protein, yielding MTAWKKILVSPFTSIIKTMEVVDQTALQFAVVVDREGKLLGTVTDGDIRRGILNGLPLESSIQKVMNSNPVYEYSGKNPYYYNEILERRNLQQLPIVDKNKRVCQIFFSNDLHKVKQKDNVVVLMAGGLGTRLRPLTNDTPKPMLNVGNKPILEQIIESFKSFGFSRFILTVNYKKEKIKDYFQDGSFLGVNISYIDENKRLGTAGALSLLNEQPDRPFFVMNGDLLTKINFEQLLDFHNENNSIATMCVREHEYQIPYGVIETDNHKLLSIEEKPVQSNFVNAGIYVLNPEVLEYVPKNCFYDMPDLFNQLMVNNKEVSAFPLREYWMDIGQIDDYEKANVEYSGVF